One window from the genome of Desulforamulus ruminis DSM 2154 encodes:
- the yajC gene encoding preprotein translocase subunit YajC, whose amino-acid sequence MNFFNSQTAGSIIYIVALFAVLYFLMIRPQQKRQKQHTSMIKALKVGDQIITVGGMVGSVIKIKDNTVMVRVADKVHIELLKTAISQVTEKSPEE is encoded by the coding sequence TTGAATTTTTTTAATTCACAAACTGCAGGTTCCATTATTTATATTGTCGCTTTATTTGCCGTTCTTTATTTTTTAATGATCCGGCCCCAGCAAAAGCGTCAAAAGCAGCACACCAGCATGATTAAGGCTCTTAAGGTGGGCGACCAGATCATTACCGTGGGCGGTATGGTGGGTTCTGTGATTAAGATTAAGGATAATACGGTGATGGTGAGGGTTGCCGATAAAGTGCATATTGAACTGCTCAAGACGGCCATCTCCCAGGTCACCGAAAAGTCCCCGGAAGAATAA
- the secF gene encoding protein translocase subunit SecF yields MFHIIKLRKIWYAISLILVVISVVSLSTQGLNLGIDFTGGNIVELKFKNPTTTEDVRNILAEYKLEDSQIQSGGENDFFIRTRVLSQEESDKAFSNIGEKLGGATILRNELVGPVVGKELTQKALLALAVASVLILIYISWRFEFWQGVSAFIGLLHDALIMVGLASVFQIEIDSSFVAAVLTVIGYSIHDSIIIFDRIRENLRINRKEELTTLINKSLWQTMARSINTVLTVVFVLLSLFLLGGSTIHSFVALLLIGIVCGAYSSIFTAGPLWYDLRQLQNRKKAAKAQA; encoded by the coding sequence ATGTTTCATATTATTAAACTACGTAAGATTTGGTATGCCATCTCCCTGATACTTGTGGTTATTAGTGTGGTTTCCTTGTCTACTCAGGGACTGAATTTAGGCATTGATTTTACCGGTGGCAACATCGTGGAACTAAAGTTTAAGAATCCCACTACCACCGAAGATGTTCGCAACATCCTTGCGGAATATAAGCTGGAAGACAGCCAGATTCAAAGCGGCGGGGAAAATGACTTCTTTATTCGCACCCGGGTACTGTCCCAGGAAGAAAGCGACAAGGCTTTTAGCAATATTGGTGAAAAGCTGGGCGGAGCCACCATCCTGCGCAATGAATTGGTGGGACCGGTGGTGGGGAAGGAACTGACCCAAAAAGCGCTGCTGGCTTTGGCGGTTGCTTCCGTTTTGATTTTGATCTATATTTCCTGGCGTTTTGAATTTTGGCAGGGTGTGTCAGCTTTTATTGGACTGCTGCACGATGCCCTGATTATGGTCGGTCTGGCCTCGGTATTCCAGATTGAAATTGACAGTTCCTTTGTGGCGGCGGTGTTAACAGTGATTGGTTATTCCATTCACGACTCCATCATTATCTTTGACCGGATCCGTGAGAACCTGCGCATTAATCGGAAGGAAGAACTGACCACCTTGATCAATAAATCTTTGTGGCAGACCATGGCCCGTTCCATTAACACCGTATTGACCGTTGTGTTTGTGCTGTTGTCGTTATTCCTTCTCGGAGGCAGCACCATTCACAGCTTTGTAGCGTTGCTGCTAATTGGTATTGTTTGCGGGGCTTATTCCTCAATCTTCACCGCAGGCCCCCTGTGGTATGATTTAAGGCAGTTGCAAAACCGCAAAAAGGCTGCCAAGGCTCAAGCATAA
- a CDS encoding DUF2905 domain-containing protein, with the protein MGPSLAPLAKMLIFFGLMLVILGGILLLAGKIPGLGRLPGDIFVQKGNFTFYFPLVTSILLSLLLTVILNLFLRR; encoded by the coding sequence ATGGGCCCGTCCTTAGCGCCTTTGGCAAAAATGCTGATTTTTTTTGGGCTTATGCTGGTCATCCTGGGGGGCATCCTGCTGCTGGCGGGAAAAATACCCGGCCTTGGCAGGCTGCCTGGAGATATCTTTGTGCAAAAGGGAAACTTCACCTTTTATTTTCCCCTGGTTACATCCATTCTGCTGAGCCTGCTTCTGACCGTGATTTTAAACCTTTTCTTGCGGCGCTAG
- a CDS encoding HD domain-containing protein, with translation MGIMLEDVKANPVVDACIRKGNEYLGVMGFTEHSYRHINLVSSIARNILEKLGRPQRECELAAIAGYLHDIGNVVSRNDHGISGANIAFPLLLNMGMPPEEVCTVVSAIANHEEQYGYPVNPVAAALIVADKSDVHRSRVRNQDFATFDIHDRVNYAASHAFVFVNEDQKTITMELNIDIEICPVMEYFEIFLARMMLCRRAANYLGCNFELVINGAKLL, from the coding sequence TTGGGTATCATGCTTGAAGATGTTAAAGCCAACCCCGTGGTGGATGCCTGTATCCGCAAGGGCAACGAGTATCTAGGTGTAATGGGTTTTACAGAACACAGCTACCGCCATATCAATTTGGTTTCCAGTATCGCCCGGAATATTTTAGAGAAGCTGGGGCGTCCTCAAAGAGAGTGTGAATTGGCAGCCATCGCAGGCTATCTTCACGATATCGGCAATGTGGTCAGCCGGAACGATCATGGCATTTCAGGAGCCAATATTGCCTTTCCCCTCTTATTAAATATGGGTATGCCCCCGGAAGAAGTTTGCACGGTGGTTTCCGCCATTGCCAATCATGAGGAGCAATACGGTTATCCGGTCAATCCCGTGGCTGCCGCTTTGATTGTGGCCGATAAATCCGATGTGCACCGCTCCAGGGTGCGGAACCAGGATTTTGCCACTTTTGACATTCATGACCGGGTAAACTATGCGGCTTCTCATGCTTTTGTGTTTGTCAATGAGGATCAAAAGACCATCACCATGGAATTAAACATTGATATTGAGATTTGTCCGGTCATGGAGTATTTTGAAATCTTCCTGGCCAGAATGATGCTGTGCCGCAGGGCAGCCAATTATCTCGGCTGCAATTTTGAGCTGGTTATCAATGGCGCAAAACTGCTGTAA
- a CDS encoding hydrogenase small subunit: protein MSHFFTGKSRFSRDQFVKWCRDKRQREDFTPQLLSRLTKTKNNFKPPVIWLGTNTCSGDHLSLLNSLDPGYQKMIEDLIDFRFSYLLMAAEGERATRCLYQVMDEAPGQYILIVEGSIATRSNGLYSVMGRKKNGQPLTSLQTVQELGAKAKYVVAAGTCASFGGPYSAAPNPSQSKPVQAILERPVINVPGCPIHPDWLMGTLAHLVWYGIPELDAYHRPTMFYGQTIHELCERRPYFEEGVFSKQLGEPWCMYKLGCKGPVTYADCPRRQWSGDPISWPVKANTPCIGCTSPEFPDDDMPFFEHLPDFQWPGIRLSAKELGRAAGLISALGIGTHLAGNIVTGRLSRNLRKGFKDQKHGTLMRLQGLLKNKRKG from the coding sequence ATGAGTCATTTTTTCACCGGAAAAAGCCGCTTTTCAAGGGACCAGTTTGTAAAATGGTGCCGGGATAAAAGGCAAAGAGAAGATTTTACTCCACAACTGCTTTCCCGGTTAACTAAGACTAAAAACAATTTCAAACCTCCGGTCATTTGGCTGGGAACCAATACCTGTTCCGGGGATCACCTCTCTTTATTAAATTCCCTGGATCCCGGTTATCAGAAAATGATCGAGGATTTAATTGATTTCCGCTTCTCTTATTTGCTGATGGCTGCGGAGGGAGAGCGGGCAACCCGGTGTCTGTACCAGGTGATGGATGAGGCCCCGGGTCAGTACATTTTAATCGTTGAAGGAAGTATTGCCACCCGCTCCAATGGTTTATATTCCGTCATGGGCAGGAAGAAAAACGGCCAACCCCTCACCTCTTTACAGACCGTGCAAGAATTGGGAGCAAAGGCAAAATACGTGGTGGCTGCGGGGACCTGCGCTTCTTTTGGCGGACCCTATTCCGCCGCGCCCAATCCGTCGCAAAGCAAACCGGTTCAGGCCATTCTGGAGAGGCCGGTCATTAATGTACCCGGCTGCCCGATCCATCCGGACTGGTTAATGGGTACCCTGGCTCATCTGGTTTGGTATGGCATACCGGAGCTGGACGCTTATCATCGTCCTACCATGTTTTACGGGCAAACCATTCACGAACTTTGTGAAAGACGGCCTTATTTTGAAGAGGGAGTCTTCTCCAAGCAGTTGGGGGAGCCTTGGTGCATGTATAAGCTGGGGTGCAAAGGCCCGGTCACCTATGCCGATTGTCCCCGCCGCCAGTGGAGCGGCGACCCGATAAGCTGGCCGGTAAAGGCAAACACACCCTGCATCGGATGTACCAGTCCGGAATTTCCGGATGATGATATGCCTTTCTTTGAGCACTTACCGGATTTTCAATGGCCGGGAATCCGGTTATCCGCCAAGGAATTGGGCCGGGCCGCCGGTCTGATAAGCGCCCTGGGCATCGGGACGCACCTGGCCGGCAACATTGTTACCGGCAGACTTTCCCGGAACCTACGAAAGGGTTTTAAGGATCAGAAGCACGGTACTTTAATGCGGTTGCAAGGCCTTTTAAAGAATAAAAGGAAGGGATGA
- a CDS encoding ACT domain-containing protein — protein sequence MLDQIVKEKPGNRVIITVIGQDRVGIIAGVSGVLAENKVNILDISQTILQGFFSMVLVADIEKSTSELSKLKEKLNQLGQELGVKIDAQHEDVFRYMHRI from the coding sequence ATGTTGGATCAAATTGTAAAGGAAAAGCCGGGCAACCGTGTTATCATTACCGTGATCGGTCAGGACCGGGTTGGCATCATTGCCGGTGTTTCCGGCGTTCTGGCAGAAAACAAGGTAAACATTCTTGACATTAGTCAGACCATTTTGCAGGGTTTTTTTTCCATGGTGCTGGTGGCGGATATTGAAAAAAGTACCAGCGAACTGAGCAAGCTAAAGGAAAAACTGAACCAACTGGGTCAAGAACTGGGCGTTAAGATTGATGCCCAGCACGAGGATGTTTTCCGCTATATGCACCGTATTTAA
- a CDS encoding PFL family protein, translating to MYSLSEVLETIRMVQEENLDIRTITMGISLRDCADADYKKSCQKIYDKITSLAGNLVKSGEEIEREYGIPIINKRISVTPMSLVAESSNAENYTAFAMAMDRAAKEVGVNFIGGFTALVHKGFTKGDRILIDSIPEALSTTERVCSSVNVGSTKDGINMDAVYRMGKIVKECAERTADQDGLACAKLVVFCNVPEDNPFMAGAFHGIGEPECVINVGVSGPGVVKNAVQKVKGSDFGTLAETVKKTAFKITRMGELVGRAAAGKLGVPFGIVDLSLAPTPAVGDSVAEVLEAMGLECCGTHGTTAALALLNDAVKKGGAMASSYVGGLSGAFIPLSEDAGMIRAAERGILTLEKLEAMTCVCSVGLDMIAIPGSTSAETIAAIIADEMAIGMVNFKTTAVRIIPAPGKEVGDSVEFGGLLGHAPIIPVKGAAAAEFVARGGRIPAPIQSLKN from the coding sequence GTGTACAGTTTAAGTGAAGTTTTGGAAACGATCCGCATGGTGCAGGAGGAAAACCTGGACATTCGTACCATTACCATGGGTATCAGCTTACGGGATTGTGCGGATGCGGACTATAAAAAATCCTGCCAAAAGATTTATGATAAAATTACCTCCCTAGCCGGAAATCTGGTAAAAAGCGGGGAGGAAATTGAACGGGAATACGGCATTCCCATTATTAATAAGCGTATTTCGGTTACTCCCATGTCCCTGGTGGCTGAAAGCAGTAATGCCGAGAACTATACGGCTTTTGCCATGGCCATGGACCGGGCGGCGAAAGAGGTGGGAGTCAATTTTATCGGCGGCTTTACGGCTCTGGTACATAAGGGATTTACCAAAGGCGATCGCATTTTGATAGATTCCATCCCCGAGGCCTTATCCACCACCGAAAGGGTCTGTTCCTCAGTAAACGTAGGCAGCACCAAGGATGGCATCAACATGGATGCAGTCTACCGTATGGGAAAAATTGTTAAGGAATGCGCCGAACGAACCGCCGATCAGGACGGTCTGGCCTGCGCCAAACTGGTTGTCTTTTGTAATGTTCCGGAGGATAATCCCTTTATGGCAGGGGCCTTCCACGGCATTGGCGAACCGGAGTGTGTGATTAATGTTGGGGTTAGCGGACCCGGCGTGGTAAAAAATGCGGTACAGAAGGTAAAGGGCAGTGATTTTGGAACCCTGGCGGAAACCGTAAAAAAGACCGCCTTTAAGATTACCCGCATGGGTGAACTGGTGGGACGGGCGGCAGCCGGAAAACTGGGGGTTCCCTTTGGAATCGTGGATCTTTCCCTGGCACCCACTCCGGCGGTGGGCGACAGTGTGGCCGAGGTGCTGGAAGCCATGGGTCTGGAATGTTGCGGCACCCACGGCACCACGGCGGCCCTGGCCTTGCTGAACGATGCTGTGAAGAAGGGCGGAGCTATGGCTTCCTCTTATGTTGGCGGTCTTTCCGGGGCCTTTATTCCCTTAAGTGAAGATGCCGGAATGATCCGGGCCGCTGAACGGGGCATACTAACCCTGGAAAAATTAGAAGCCATGACTTGCGTCTGTTCCGTGGGCTTGGATATGATTGCCATTCCCGGCTCTACTTCCGCGGAAACCATTGCCGCCATTATCGCGGACGAAATGGCCATCGGCATGGTAAACTTTAAAACCACCGCGGTAAGAATTATTCCGGCACCGGGCAAAGAAGTGGGGGACAGTGTGGAGTTTGGCGGTTTATTAGGTCACGCCCCCATTATTCCGGTAAAAGGGGCCGCGGCGGCGGAATTTGTTGCCCGGGGAGGACGCATTCCCGCGCCCATTCAAAGCTTAAAAAACTAA
- the tgt gene encoding tRNA guanosine(34) transglycosylase Tgt gives MAVKIIIDKEEKHTRARLGRLSTPHGEVETPIFMPVGTQATVKTMTPEEVKDTGGRLILSNTYHLYLRPGHELVKEAGGLHRFMNWNGPILTDSGGFQVFSLGPLRTITEEGVTFRSHIDGSKHLFTPEKVMEIEQALGADIAMAFDECAPYPCDKEYAVAALERTTRWAERCKASHQRKDQALFGIIQGGVFKDLRERSARELMEMDFPGYGIGGLSVGEPKEIMYEVLDHLVPLMPRDKPRYLMGVGSPDCLIEGVIRGVDMFDCVLPTRIARNGAVFTHRGRLTVRNAEFARDFRPMDEQCDCYACRNYSRAYIRHLIKSEEILGIRLTTIHNLHFIQNLMKKIKEAIREDKLLEYRDEFYKQYNEG, from the coding sequence ATGGCAGTTAAAATAATCATTGATAAGGAAGAAAAACATACCCGGGCCCGACTTGGGAGGTTATCCACTCCTCACGGGGAGGTGGAAACCCCTATTTTTATGCCGGTGGGCACCCAGGCCACGGTGAAAACCATGACTCCCGAAGAAGTTAAAGACACCGGGGGAAGATTAATTCTAAGCAATACCTACCACCTGTATTTGCGGCCCGGGCATGAACTGGTTAAGGAAGCCGGAGGACTGCACCGCTTTATGAATTGGAATGGCCCCATCCTGACCGACAGCGGCGGTTTTCAGGTTTTTAGCCTGGGACCTCTGAGGACCATCACCGAAGAGGGTGTTACCTTTCGTTCCCATATTGACGGTTCTAAGCATTTGTTTACACCGGAAAAGGTGATGGAGATTGAACAGGCACTGGGAGCGGATATTGCCATGGCCTTTGACGAATGCGCGCCCTATCCCTGCGACAAGGAATACGCGGTGGCCGCCCTGGAAAGGACCACCCGCTGGGCGGAGCGGTGTAAGGCCTCCCACCAAAGGAAAGATCAGGCTTTGTTTGGTATTATTCAGGGAGGGGTTTTTAAAGATCTCCGGGAGCGCAGCGCCCGGGAACTCATGGAGATGGACTTTCCGGGTTACGGCATTGGCGGGCTTTCGGTGGGCGAACCCAAGGAAATCATGTATGAAGTGCTGGATCATTTAGTCCCCCTCATGCCGCGGGATAAGCCGCGTTACTTGATGGGTGTGGGTTCGCCGGATTGTTTGATTGAAGGCGTCATCCGCGGAGTGGACATGTTTGATTGCGTGTTGCCTACCCGGATTGCCCGAAACGGCGCGGTCTTCACCCACAGGGGCAGGCTGACGGTGCGCAACGCCGAGTTCGCCAGGGATTTCCGCCCTATGGACGAGCAGTGTGACTGCTATGCCTGCCGTAATTATTCCAGGGCTTATATCCGGCATCTGATTAAAAGTGAAGAAATCTTAGGAATACGCTTAACCACCATTCATAATTTGCATTTCATCCAAAATTTGATGAAAAAAATAAAAGAAGCCATCCGAGAGGACAAATTATTGGAATATCGGGATGAATTTTACAAACAATATAATGAAGGTTAA
- the queA gene encoding tRNA preQ1(34) S-adenosylmethionine ribosyltransferase-isomerase QueA yields the protein MQLTDFDYELPDELIAQEPAAKRDQSRLMVVHKKDKNIEHQQFTDLLKYLRSGDVLVMNDTKVIPARIYGIKISTGAKIEVLLLRQVAENCWEVLVKPGKKARVGERLDFGAGQMQGKILDYTDAGGRVIEFSCREPFLQVLERIGAMPLPPYIKKPLVDQQRYQTVYARQEGSAAAPTAGLHFTPELLAEVKSLGVKIAYVLLHVGLGTFRPVQVEDVTRHTMHQEYYEITDRSAEEINRAKASGGRVIAVGTTSVRCLETSSNEQGQVLAGSGMTEIFIYPGYSFKVIDGLITNFHLPKSTLLMLVSALAGREKVLEAYHRAVEEKYRFFSFGDAMLII from the coding sequence TTGCAGTTAACGGACTTTGATTATGAACTACCGGACGAGCTGATTGCTCAGGAGCCCGCTGCCAAACGGGACCAGTCCCGGTTAATGGTTGTACATAAAAAAGATAAGAACATTGAGCATCAACAATTTACAGATCTTCTGAAATATCTGCGGTCGGGGGATGTGCTGGTAATGAACGATACCAAAGTCATCCCGGCCCGCATTTACGGTATCAAGATTTCCACCGGGGCCAAAATTGAAGTGCTTTTACTGAGGCAAGTAGCGGAGAACTGCTGGGAAGTGCTGGTTAAACCCGGGAAAAAAGCCCGGGTGGGGGAACGATTGGACTTCGGTGCAGGACAAATGCAGGGAAAAATATTGGATTACACCGATGCCGGCGGGCGTGTGATCGAATTTAGCTGCCGGGAACCCTTTCTGCAAGTGCTGGAACGGATCGGAGCGATGCCGTTACCGCCTTACATTAAAAAACCACTGGTGGATCAGCAGCGTTACCAGACGGTTTACGCCCGGCAGGAGGGGTCGGCAGCAGCGCCCACCGCCGGGCTTCATTTTACCCCGGAGCTTTTGGCGGAAGTAAAGTCTTTGGGTGTAAAGATTGCCTATGTCCTGCTTCATGTGGGCCTAGGCACCTTTCGTCCGGTTCAGGTGGAGGATGTGACCCGGCATACCATGCACCAGGAATATTACGAGATTACCGACCGGTCCGCCGAAGAAATTAACCGGGCCAAGGCCTCCGGCGGCAGGGTGATTGCGGTGGGCACCACCAGCGTTCGCTGTTTGGAGACTTCTTCCAATGAACAGGGACAGGTTCTAGCCGGTTCGGGCATGACGGAAATCTTTATTTATCCCGGGTATTCTTTTAAAGTGATCGACGGACTGATCACCAACTTTCACCTGCCTAAATCCACCCTGCTGATGCTGGTTAGCGCCCTGGCGGGGCGGGAAAAAGTCCTGGAGGCTTATCACCGGGCGGTGGAAGAAAAGTATCGCTTTTTTAGTTTTGGCGATGCCATGTTAATCATTTAG
- a CDS encoding nickel-dependent hydrogenase large subunit: MKKITVSPLQRVHSPTSVEVMVENKKVVDARIIGDSFRGFEFILRGRDPRDAPYLTGRICGICSSAHSVASSMALEQAAGVKPPRNGIILRNLIFGADILQNHIRQIYLFSMPDYVRMPNLGPLTNGFNQDLRLSRKVNQAMVKHYFMAVEFSRLANELIILLGGKTPFNHGVLAGGGTVPPSPEIIGDFKVKLEKINHFITQVMIPDVYTLAKVYEDYYHMGVRKINFLSFGLFPVDEDDQERYFPKGVLIDGQARNFHASFIREDVSRSWYAQDGEGVKSPGQIPGEPDREKKGAYSWIKAPRYQGQALEGGPLARMWIKGDCRGISTMDRLLARALEAQEIGLLMLGWLRELKFTEPIYFPYQAPRKGVGAGLTDAMRGPLGHWVRIEKGRIVNYDIVTPTAWNFSPKDNRGQPGPVEESLLGVQVENEQEPVEICRVIRAFDLCSSCSAHVMVAGKPVKKMMIMP; encoded by the coding sequence TTGAAAAAAATCACCGTCAGCCCGCTGCAAAGGGTTCACTCACCCACCTCTGTGGAAGTGATGGTAGAAAATAAAAAGGTTGTTGACGCCCGGATCATCGGAGATTCTTTCAGGGGCTTTGAGTTCATTCTCCGGGGCAGGGATCCCCGGGATGCTCCTTATCTTACCGGGCGGATTTGCGGTATTTGCTCTTCAGCCCATAGTGTTGCATCCTCCATGGCCCTGGAGCAAGCCGCCGGTGTAAAGCCGCCCCGTAACGGGATTATTTTAAGAAATTTAATTTTTGGCGCCGATATACTGCAAAACCATATCCGGCAAATCTACCTTTTTTCTATGCCGGATTATGTTCGGATGCCCAATTTAGGGCCGTTGACCAACGGGTTTAATCAGGATTTGCGGTTGTCCCGCAAAGTTAATCAAGCCATGGTGAAGCATTATTTTATGGCGGTGGAATTTAGCCGGCTGGCCAATGAATTAATCATATTGCTGGGCGGCAAAACCCCCTTTAATCATGGTGTTTTGGCCGGCGGCGGTACCGTCCCTCCGTCCCCGGAGATCATCGGGGATTTTAAGGTCAAATTGGAGAAAATCAATCATTTTATCACCCAGGTCATGATCCCGGATGTTTATACCCTGGCTAAGGTCTATGAGGACTACTATCACATGGGGGTAAGAAAAATTAATTTTTTGTCTTTCGGCTTATTTCCGGTGGATGAAGACGATCAAGAACGGTATTTTCCTAAAGGAGTTCTCATAGACGGGCAGGCCCGGAATTTCCATGCTTCTTTTATTCGTGAGGACGTCAGTCGTTCCTGGTATGCTCAGGATGGGGAGGGAGTAAAAAGCCCCGGACAAATACCCGGCGAACCGGACCGGGAAAAGAAAGGGGCCTATTCCTGGATTAAGGCTCCCCGCTATCAGGGACAGGCCCTGGAGGGAGGACCTTTGGCCCGGATGTGGATCAAAGGAGACTGCCGGGGCATCTCCACCATGGATCGTTTGCTGGCCAGGGCATTGGAGGCCCAAGAAATCGGCCTCTTGATGCTGGGGTGGCTGCGGGAGCTTAAATTCACCGAGCCGATATATTTTCCTTACCAGGCACCCCGCAAAGGGGTAGGGGCAGGGCTTACGGACGCCATGCGAGGTCCTTTGGGGCACTGGGTACGGATTGAAAAAGGGAGAATCGTCAATTACGATATTGTAACGCCCACTGCCTGGAACTTTTCTCCCAAGGACAACCGGGGACAACCGGGGCCGGTGGAAGAGTCCTTGCTGGGCGTCCAGGTGGAGAACGAGCAGGAACCGGTGGAAATCTGCCGGGTGATTCGTGCCTTTGACCTTTGTTCCTCCTGCTCCGCCCATGTGATGGTAGCGGGAAAACCGGTAAAAAAAATGATGATCATGCCATAA
- a CDS encoding RluA family pseudouridine synthase — MNRYSFIVDGERAKCRLDIFITGQCAELSRSYVQKLIEEGRVTVNDNPSKANYKLRAGDRVQLEVPPAEELRVEPEKIPLDIYYEDADVVVVNKVRGMVVHPAEGNHSGTLVNALLYHCRDLSGINGILRPGIVHRLDKDTSGLIMVAKNDHAHQCLTQQLKDRTVTRRYTALAHGVIKEEKGTIDAPIGRDPRERQRMAVVEKNSKSAVTHYRVLERFQYYTLAECRLETGRTHQIRVHMAYIKHPLVGDPKYGPAKAHFGLDGQLLHAGVLGFTHPSTGAYLSFSAPLPDVFEKILEQLRTQESLDF; from the coding sequence GTGAACCGTTATTCCTTTATTGTCGATGGGGAAAGGGCAAAGTGCAGGCTGGATATTTTTATTACCGGTCAATGTGCGGAACTGAGCCGGTCCTATGTGCAAAAACTCATTGAAGAGGGCCGGGTGACCGTCAACGACAATCCAAGCAAGGCCAATTATAAGCTCCGGGCCGGGGACCGGGTACAACTGGAGGTTCCCCCTGCGGAGGAATTGCGGGTAGAGCCGGAAAAAATACCCCTGGATATTTATTACGAGGATGCCGATGTGGTGGTGGTTAATAAAGTCCGGGGCATGGTGGTGCACCCGGCGGAAGGAAATCACTCGGGAACGCTGGTGAACGCCTTGCTCTATCACTGCCGGGATTTATCCGGAATCAACGGGATCCTGCGGCCGGGCATTGTGCACCGGCTGGATAAGGATACCTCGGGCCTGATCATGGTGGCCAAGAATGATCATGCCCATCAGTGTCTGACCCAGCAGTTGAAGGACAGGACGGTGACCCGCAGGTATACCGCTCTCGCCCACGGGGTAATCAAGGAAGAAAAGGGAACCATTGATGCGCCCATTGGCAGAGACCCCCGGGAAAGGCAGCGCATGGCGGTGGTTGAAAAAAACTCGAAGTCCGCGGTAACGCACTACCGTGTCCTGGAACGCTTTCAGTACTATACGCTGGCGGAATGTCGCCTGGAGACCGGGCGGACTCATCAGATCCGAGTGCATATGGCCTACATCAAGCACCCGCTGGTGGGCGATCCCAAGTATGGTCCCGCTAAGGCCCATTTTGGCCTGGACGGTCAGTTGCTGCATGCGGGTGTTCTGGGGTTTACTCATCCTTCCACCGGCGCCTATCTTTCCTTTTCAGCCCCGTTGCCCGACGTGTTTGAAAAAATTCTGGAACAGTTAAGAACCCAGGAATCCCTTGATTTTTAA
- the secD gene encoding protein translocase subunit SecD, giving the protein MKWGSVLRLFAVIVAVAVIAVFSVQPIFPNVKWLPVVNSIPLGLDLQGGVHVTVQAHDTDEAKVTQDGMNQLIEAIERRVNAFGVSEPIIQQEGKDRIIVELAGIQDPDQAVRDIVKTAFLEFKDENGNTILTGADLKNATEGKDPTSGQIQVSLEFNQAGTKKFADATAANVGKKIAILLDGQVLQNPTVEEPITGGQARITGYADLNEAHTIAVLLKSGSLPLKTEVIEKRTVGPTLGADSLNKSVKAGIIGLAAILFFMLAYYRLPGLVANFALIVYALAVLAIFAAMHVVLTLPGIAAFVLSMGMAVDTNIIIFERLKEELRSGKPLRSAIDDGFKRGITAVIDSNCTTLISTAVLFYFGTGLVKSFAVSLAIGVLVSLITAISFTRWMLHTTADTGLKGRKFYGA; this is encoded by the coding sequence ATGAAATGGGGCAGTGTTCTTAGACTGTTCGCAGTTATCGTTGCCGTTGCTGTCATCGCGGTATTTAGCGTACAGCCCATCTTTCCGAATGTGAAATGGTTGCCAGTGGTTAATTCAATCCCGCTGGGGCTTGACTTACAGGGCGGTGTGCACGTAACCGTGCAGGCCCATGATACGGATGAGGCGAAGGTCACCCAGGATGGGATGAACCAATTGATTGAAGCCATTGAACGCCGTGTAAATGCTTTCGGCGTATCCGAGCCGATTATTCAACAGGAAGGCAAGGATCGTATCATCGTTGAATTAGCAGGCATCCAGGACCCGGATCAGGCGGTCCGGGATATTGTGAAAACAGCCTTTCTTGAATTTAAAGATGAAAACGGCAATACCATTTTAACCGGTGCGGATCTAAAGAACGCTACCGAAGGAAAGGACCCCACCAGCGGCCAGATACAGGTATCCCTGGAGTTTAACCAGGCAGGCACCAAGAAATTTGCCGATGCCACCGCCGCCAATGTGGGTAAAAAGATTGCCATCCTGTTGGATGGACAAGTCCTGCAAAACCCCACCGTGGAGGAACCTATCACCGGAGGTCAGGCCCGCATTACCGGGTATGCCGATTTAAATGAAGCCCATACCATTGCAGTTCTGTTAAAATCCGGCTCCCTGCCCCTGAAGACCGAAGTGATTGAGAAGCGGACCGTGGGTCCCACCCTGGGAGCGGATTCTTTGAATAAATCGGTGAAGGCCGGTATTATCGGTTTGGCTGCTATTTTATTTTTCATGCTGGCTTACTACCGCCTGCCCGGTTTAGTGGCAAACTTTGCTCTGATCGTTTACGCTTTAGCGGTGCTGGCCATCTTTGCGGCCATGCATGTAGTGTTAACTTTGCCGGGAATTGCCGCCTTTGTACTCTCCATGGGTATGGCGGTGGACACCAATATTATTATCTTTGAGCGTTTAAAGGAAGAACTGCGCAGCGGTAAACCCTTGAGATCCGCCATTGATGACGGTTTTAAACGAGGCATCACCGCCGTCATTGACTCCAACTGCACCACGTTGATTTCCACGGCCGTATTGTTTTATTTTGGCACCGGTCTGGTCAAAAGTTTTGCCGTTTCCCTGGCCATCGGTGTTCTGGTTAGCTTAATCACCGCGATTTCCTTTACCCGGTGGATGCTGCACACCACAGCCGACACCGGACTTAAGGGTCGGAAATTCTACGGGGCGTAA